A genomic segment from Paralichthys olivaceus isolate ysfri-2021 chromosome 22, ASM2471397v2, whole genome shotgun sequence encodes:
- the rgp1 gene encoding RAB6A-GEF complex partner protein 2 isoform X2, with translation MIEVVASMARGPVFLAGELMECLITFTNPMSHLSTSASSEMLAWASAQIHCQFHASENRVALPAQGNKQDVQAESDTVLIPSRGERGQCVLDTPPKILFCDLRLDPGESKTYSYSEVVPIDGPPSFRGQAVKYVYKLTIGCQRVNSPIKLLRVPFRVLVLQGMPEPPFPQDEEVSPSNPFLEEEEASRRDARPLERALDMLMVTTSRRCPHMFNITNMRGKVAKFCIFKTVYRLGEDIVGTFNFSEGDIPCLQYSVSLQSEEEIQQQYQRRPGQAVSVTGHGRHMESCLHTASSHFSLPIPLNVTPGFSTDIVSLRWRLHFEFVTAGEPMEPPTVLQNQSEVTVWAGAEHVDVDTFSWDLPIKVLPTNPALASYMSQFTGTNRINI, from the exons ATGATCGAGGTGGTGGCCTCCATGGCCCGAGGTCCCGTGTTTCTGGCCGGGGAGCTCATGGAGTGTCTCATTACTTTCACCAACCCCATGTCGCACCTCTCCACCTCGGCCAGCAG TGAGATGTTGGCGTGGGCCAGTGCACAGATTCACTGTCAGTTTCATGCCAGTGAGAACAGGGTGGCACTGCCGGCCCAGGGCAACAAACAGGACGTCCAGGCTGAGAGCGACACAGTGCTCATTCCAAGCAGAG gagAGCGAGGACAGTGTGTGCTGGACACACCACCTAAGATACTGTTCTGTGACCTACGTCTGGACCCCGGGGAGAGCAAAACCT ATTCGTACAGTGAAGTCGTGCCCATAGACGGTCCTCCTAGTTTCCGTGGTCAGGCGGTGAAATACGTCTACAAACTGACCATCGGCTGCCAGAGAGTCAACTCGCCCATCAAACTACTTAGAGTTCCCTTCAGAGTGCTGGTGCTGCAGG GCATGCCGGAGCCTCCATTTCCCCAGGATGAGGAAGTGTCCCCTTCGAACCCTTTCCTAGAGGAAGAGGAAGCGAGCCGCAGGGATGCTCGTCCTTTGGAGAGAGCACTGGACATGCTCATGGTCACCACCTCCAGACGATGCCCAC acATGTTCAACATCACCAATATGCGAGGAAAAGTGGCAAAGTTCTGCATCTTCAAGACTGTTTACAGACTCGGGGAGGACATCGTCGGCACATTCAACTTCTCCGAGGGTGACATCCCCTGCTTACAG taTTCAGTGAGCCtccagagtgaggaggagatcCAGCAGCAGTACCAGCGGCGTCCTGGCCAGGCAGTCAGCGTGACCGGACATGGGCGACATATGGAGTCGTGCCTCCACACGGCCTCCAGCCACTTCTCCCTCCCCATCCCCCTCAACGTCACACCGGGTTTCAGCACAGACATAG TATCTCTTCGGTGGCGCCTGCACTTTGAATTCGTCACTGCCGGGGAGCCTATGGAACCACCCACCGTTCTGCAGAACCAATCAGAGGTCACGGTTTGGGCCGGGGCGGAGCACGTGGATGTGGACACCTTCAGCTGGGATCTGCCGATCAAAGTCCTGCCCACCAACCCGGCCTTGGCGTCCTACATGTCCCAGTTTACAGGGACCAACAGGATTAATATTTGA
- the rgp1 gene encoding RAB6A-GEF complex partner protein 2 isoform X1 encodes MIEVVASMARGPVFLAGELMECLITFTNPMSHLSTSASSEMLAWASAQIHCQFHASENRVALPAQGNKQDVQAESDTVLIPSRASLHHVDSLQHLFFSSAGERGQCVLDTPPKILFCDLRLDPGESKTYSYSEVVPIDGPPSFRGQAVKYVYKLTIGCQRVNSPIKLLRVPFRVLVLQGMPEPPFPQDEEVSPSNPFLEEEEASRRDARPLERALDMLMVTTSRRCPHMFNITNMRGKVAKFCIFKTVYRLGEDIVGTFNFSEGDIPCLQYSVSLQSEEEIQQQYQRRPGQAVSVTGHGRHMESCLHTASSHFSLPIPLNVTPGFSTDIVSLRWRLHFEFVTAGEPMEPPTVLQNQSEVTVWAGAEHVDVDTFSWDLPIKVLPTNPALASYMSQFTGTNRINI; translated from the exons ATGATCGAGGTGGTGGCCTCCATGGCCCGAGGTCCCGTGTTTCTGGCCGGGGAGCTCATGGAGTGTCTCATTACTTTCACCAACCCCATGTCGCACCTCTCCACCTCGGCCAGCAG TGAGATGTTGGCGTGGGCCAGTGCACAGATTCACTGTCAGTTTCATGCCAGTGAGAACAGGGTGGCACTGCCGGCCCAGGGCAACAAACAGGACGTCCAGGCTGAGAGCGACACAGTGCTCATTCCAAGCAGAG CTTCCCTGCATCATGTGGATTCTCTGCAGCACTTattcttttcctctgcaggagAGCGAGGACAGTGTGTGCTGGACACACCACCTAAGATACTGTTCTGTGACCTACGTCTGGACCCCGGGGAGAGCAAAACCT ATTCGTACAGTGAAGTCGTGCCCATAGACGGTCCTCCTAGTTTCCGTGGTCAGGCGGTGAAATACGTCTACAAACTGACCATCGGCTGCCAGAGAGTCAACTCGCCCATCAAACTACTTAGAGTTCCCTTCAGAGTGCTGGTGCTGCAGG GCATGCCGGAGCCTCCATTTCCCCAGGATGAGGAAGTGTCCCCTTCGAACCCTTTCCTAGAGGAAGAGGAAGCGAGCCGCAGGGATGCTCGTCCTTTGGAGAGAGCACTGGACATGCTCATGGTCACCACCTCCAGACGATGCCCAC acATGTTCAACATCACCAATATGCGAGGAAAAGTGGCAAAGTTCTGCATCTTCAAGACTGTTTACAGACTCGGGGAGGACATCGTCGGCACATTCAACTTCTCCGAGGGTGACATCCCCTGCTTACAG taTTCAGTGAGCCtccagagtgaggaggagatcCAGCAGCAGTACCAGCGGCGTCCTGGCCAGGCAGTCAGCGTGACCGGACATGGGCGACATATGGAGTCGTGCCTCCACACGGCCTCCAGCCACTTCTCCCTCCCCATCCCCCTCAACGTCACACCGGGTTTCAGCACAGACATAG TATCTCTTCGGTGGCGCCTGCACTTTGAATTCGTCACTGCCGGGGAGCCTATGGAACCACCCACCGTTCTGCAGAACCAATCAGAGGTCACGGTTTGGGCCGGGGCGGAGCACGTGGATGTGGACACCTTCAGCTGGGATCTGCCGATCAAAGTCCTGCCCACCAACCCGGCCTTGGCGTCCTACATGTCCCAGTTTACAGGGACCAACAGGATTAATATTTGA